One window from the genome of Paramormyrops kingsleyae isolate MSU_618 chromosome 3, PKINGS_0.4, whole genome shotgun sequence encodes:
- the ppm1ba gene encoding protein phosphatase 1B, whose translation MGAFLDKPKTEKHNAHGAGNGLRFGLSSMQGWRVEMEDAHTAVVGLPQGLSDWSFFAVYDGHAGSRVANYCSKHLLEHITGSEGFRGADRAEPTVEGVKSGIRAGFLKIDEYMRSFADLRNGMDRSGSTAVGVLVSPEHLYFINCGDSRAVLYRSSHVCFSTLDHKPCNPREKERIQNAGGSVMIQRVNGSLAVSRALGDYDYKCVDGKGPTEQLVSPEPEVFEMARSDEDQFVVLACDGIWDVMSNEELCEFVRSRLEVTDDLEKVCNAVVDTCLHKGSRDNMSVVLVCLPNAPKVSEEAVKRDAELDKYLESRVEEIMETSGEEGVPDLVHVMRNLSTENIPNLPPGGALASKRSVIEAVYNRLNPHREEDGNGGDLEDPW comes from the exons ATGGGGGCGTTTCTGGACAAGCCGAAGACTGAGAAGCACAATGCACACGGCGCGGGGAATGGGCTGCGCTTCGGCCTGAGTAGCATGCAGGGCTGGCGCGTGGAGATGGAGGACGCCCACACAGCCGTGGTGGGCCTGCCGCAGGGCCTGTCTGACTGGTCCTTCTTCGCCGTGTACGATGGGCACGCCGGCTCACGTGTGGCCAACTACTGCTCCAAGCACCTGCTGGAGCACATTACGGGCAGCGAGGGTTTCCGTGGCGCCGACCGGGCCGAGCCCACGGTAGAGGGCGTCAAGAGTGGCATCCGTGCCGGATTCCTCAAGATCGACGAGTACATGCGCAGCTTTGCCGACCTGCGCAATGGCATGGACCGCAGCGGCTCTACAGCAGTGGGCGTGCTGGTGTCGCCCGAACACCTCTACTTCATCAACTGCGGCGACTCACGGGCAGTGCTCTACCGCAGCTCGCACGTCTGCTTCTCCACGCTAGACCACAAGCCGTGCAACCCACGCGAGAAGGAGCGCATCCAGAATGCCGGTGGCTCCGTCATGATCCAGCGAGTGAACGGCTCACTGGCAGTCTCGCGTGCCCTCGGAGACTACGACTACAAGTGCGTGGATGGCAAGGGGCCCACGGAGCAACTGGTGTCGCCCGAGCCTGAGGTTTTCGAGATGGCACGCTCTGACGAGGACCAGTTCGTGGTGCTCGCCTGCGACGGCATCTGGGACGTCATGAGCAACGAGGAACTCTGCGAGTTCGTCAGGTCACGGCTGGAGGTCACTGATGACCTGGAAAAGGTCTGCAATGCCGTGGTAGACACCTGCTTGCATAAG GGAAGCCGGGACAACATGAGCGTTGTGTTGGTGTGTTTGCCTAACGCCCCCAAGGTGTCAGAGGAGGCGGTCAAGAGGGATGCCGAGCTGGACAAGTACCTGGAGTCTCGAGTGGAAG AAATCATGGAGACCTCAGGGGAAGAAGGAGTTCCTGACCTGGTTCATGTCATGCGCAACCTTTCCACAGAGAACATCCCCAACcttccaccagggggcgccctcGCCAGCAA GCGCAGCGTCATTGAGGCTGTCT